The Verrucomicrobiota bacterium genome includes the window TGGCGTTGCCAAAGGTCGGCTGCTTCCTCGGCAAGGCCATCAGCGCCGTCGGCCGCCTGAGCATCGTCGATATCGGCCTCCCGGAGGACGTCGTCGACACGGCGCGCTGCTATGCCGAACTGATGACGCCGCGGCGGATCGCCCACCTGCTGCCTGGACGCGAACGGCTCTCGCATAAAGGCACCTACGGCCGCCTCTTCATCCTGGCCGGATCGAGGGGCTATACAGGTGCAGCCGCACTGGCGGCCAACGCCGCCATGCGCGCGGGCGCAGGCTTGGTTTTTCTCGGCATCCCGGAAAGCCTCAACCCAATCCTCGAAACAAAATGCACCGAGGCGATGACCGTCCCGCTTGCCGAGACGCACGCCGGCACGGTGTCGGACCAGGCCTACCTCGACATCAAGGCCCGGCTCGAACACTGCGACGCGCTCGTGATCGGCCCCGGCCTCTCGACCAACGACAAGACCGCGCTCCTCGTGCGCCGGCTGCTGGGCGAGGCCACCCTGCCCGTTGTGGTCGATGCCGACGGCCTCAACTGCCTCGAAGGCCGAGCCGATGTGATCCGCGCCTGCCGTGCGCCCATGGTCATCACACCACACCCAGGAGAGCTCGCCCGCCTCACCGGCATCAAGCAGCCCCGCATCCTCGCTGACCCCTGGGATGCCGCCCGCCAAGCGGCCCACAACAACAACGTCATCTGCGTCCTCAAGGGCGCACACACCTGCATCGCCCTGCCGAATGCGGACCAGGGCTCGTGCGGCGAGGTATTCGTCAACATCCTTGGCAATGCGGGCATGGCATCAGGCGGCGTAGGCGACGTATTGACCGGTATCATTGGAGCCCTTCTGGCCCAGGGACTTGCGCCAGGAACCGGCGCGATGCTCGGCGTGACCATCCACGCCCTGGCCGGCGACATCGCCGCCGCCGAAGGCGACGAGGCGAGCCTGATCGCCTCCGATCTCGTTCAAGCTCTCCCCGAAGCCTTCCGATGGCTCAGGTGCATGAAGAAGAGGCGCCCCGTTGACGGCGGGCTGATCCGGTGTTATTATGATTACGACCAGTGACCCCTGCCACCTGCCGCTGATGCATCCCCATAACTCCTCCGGGAGAAACAAGATATGAAATGCGCATTTCTGGCCATCCTCCTTGGCCTAGCCCTGATTGGACTGGCGGGTGGGTGCCAATCGAGCCCTTGAGGTGCTGGTCTCGGTCGCTCGTGCCGAGCGCCACTGACCGGCCCGGCCCTGAACCAGGGCGCCGAAGGCCTGATCCGGCCTGCTGGCGGGCGCTGACCGTCAAAAAAGCCCTTGCCGGGCTCTTCGCCCGGTGCTAGTATGAACGACACTAGGAGCTTGTCTCCGGCCATGCCTTAGGCCGCGAGCACACCACGTGGCGAGAGAGCCGCAGTCGGGAGCATGAGGGAATGAAGAAGGTGTTTGCGTACATGCTGCTTGTGTTCGTCGCGGTCGGCCTGTTGCTCAGCACGGGCTGTTTCGAGACCACCGCAGGCCATGCGAAGAACCTCGGGGATTGGGCCGAAGTGACCTTCGTCGACGGTGATGCGTTCCTCAAGGAAGTCCGCTAACCGCGTCTCCGGGCTATGCATGCCGTTCCTATGGAACGGCCTGAACGAGAGCATCTGGGCAGGATCCCGCATGACGGGGCCCTGCCTTTTGCTGCCTGGGAATAGTGTCCTCCCCCTCTCGGATCACATCTCCAGGTCTTCCCCGCCCATCTCCACGGTGAACGTCAAGTCCCCCTACCGGTTGAGCTCGAGCGCGTAGTTGTAGAGGGCGTATTCGAGTTGGTGG containing:
- a CDS encoding NAD(P)H-hydrate dehydratase, with amino-acid sequence MMKIVSARQMAALDKETIERRGVPGLELMERAGTGIFHEVLKALDWLEPIGQAGPEPGGSPAVVLFAGKGNNGGDAFVVARLLHDEGIRTLTVLVGVRPNELQGNALENYKRLAELKTDVVSVRSAEDLESLRERCMSTGLVVDGLLGTGLSGVPKGVMAEAIGFINSLGLPVVAVDIPSGISGDCGVPVGDEGPSDCYVRADLTVTMALPKVGCFLGKAISAVGRLSIVDIGLPEDVVDTARCYAELMTPRRIAHLLPGRERLSHKGTYGRLFILAGSRGYTGAAALAANAAMRAGAGLVFLGIPESLNPILETKCTEAMTVPLAETHAGTVSDQAYLDIKARLEHCDALVIGPGLSTNDKTALLVRRLLGEATLPVVVDADGLNCLEGRADVIRACRAPMVITPHPGELARLTGIKQPRILADPWDAARQAAHNNNVICVLKGAHTCIALPNADQGSCGEVFVNILGNAGMASGGVGDVLTGIIGALLAQGLAPGTGAMLGVTIHALAGDIAAAEGDEASLIASDLVQALPEAFRWLRCMKKRRPVDGGLIRCYYDYDQ